The Sorghum bicolor cultivar BTx623 chromosome 6, Sorghum_bicolor_NCBIv3, whole genome shotgun sequence genome contains the following window.
GTACGGGTACGGCTAACACCTAACAGCTTGCCCTATTCATCCATTTTGGGCTGCTGCAGGCCGCAGGACAGTTACATTTTctgtaggccttgtttggatgttgtgctcaatccacatgtgttggagtggattgaggtggaatttagttcaagttctacTCTAACTCACCTCAACACATATGAATTAATGTGAATTCGACTACATTCAAACAAGATCGTAGATGGGGGCGACATCATTTTCAGCAATGGATAAGGTTGAGGCTCATCAGATGTCAGGCTAGATCACCGGCGGGGCCAGCTCGCAAACAAATCAAAGCTTTGTTCTCTTCTTCACATACTATGAGCGAGTACTCTAGATTGTTGTTTGGTGTGTGTGCATCTCTAATAGCTACAGTATATAATAAGCAACATGACACAGTCCTCAGTAGGAAAGCTTCAGGCTAAGCACCTCACACAAATTATTAATCGCTCGCAGACGGCGGGGGTGAATGGTTAGGTTCGACACATCAGACAGTTGCAGGGGGCCATGGAACTCATCAGGGAGCCCACAGAGTAGGTGGAGGCATCGGACCTGGATGGACTGATCCAAAGCGACTGGACTGATCTGACCTGCTCGGCAAGCAAAAGCATTCGACCTCGCATGCATTCCCTGACCGAGCGCCCAACTAATCATACGGCACGCACGATCGTTTCCCAGCGTCCTTGTGGTTCTGGTGGTGCAGCCAGTCATCGAGTGGATGTGCTGGCCTCTCTGGCCCCGAGGAGCCGCTCTTTCATTTTGCCAGTGGCTTTCTGGatagagatgatgatgatgatatatCGTGGTGATGAGTCTTTGACTGGGCGATTAATCTGTTCAATTTGCGTGTCTACGAGGGAATTCATTCATcattaattctgattttcgaaCAGCCGAAGCTAGCGTCAATCTGTTTATATGTTTCAGAGTTTTGCATGAGGTAGGCAGAGCTATTAGCTATAGTAATAGTATGTACTGTACTGGTGCTTTGTCAAAGAGCACAGTACACTTTGGACGTGTGTAGGGGCGGTCGAGAATGGCGAGATCCAAGTGCTGACCTTCTGGCTGTAGGTGAGGCTCTGCATCGTGCTGCATTGTATATACTGTTCGTCCCCTGTTGTGCTGCACGCGAGCCTCGTTATGATGTGTTGAGTCTTAATTAATTGATTTAGGATCCAGAAAATTAGGAGCTCATTTGGATCCTCTAGTTTTTATTTATTAGGTGTGACAGTCGGAAGGAATTAAACAGCACTGTTCTATAAAAGTACAGCACTGTTTTATGAAGTGGATAGCTAAATAAAGATATGGAATATGAAATTTAGAATGTCTCTTGGAGGTGCTCTTAATTATCTGATGATGTAGCAGAATGAAGTGATTCTAGAGCGGTGCTAGTGGGGAGCTGAGGACTGAATAGAGAAAAGGCTTCTAATTAAGTTTTGACCCACAGCTTCCAATGCAAGTAGAGAAATGGTTTTTATCTGATCACTACTAGAATCTATATAACTTGTTGATGTTTGGCTAAGCTGGAAGCTCCACCAACAGGAAGGGTGTGTGCAGGCTTACAGCAGCACGACGAGCACGAGGCATCGGTGTCTAACAAAGACCAGCCCGAGAGGTGCCGTGGACGGAGGAGGGATCAGGGATATGGGGAGGTACCGTGGACGTTGTGTCTCATACATAAGTACAGTTCTTGATCTGTTAATTGTATATGGAGTAGTTGGACTAGCAGACTCTTCTACCTCGTTAACCCTCTTGACCGGCCGGGTGCAGCTTGCGCATGATGTTCTGTGGTCAGCCTCCGAGGGAGAACGAGAGAGAAGTCCCAGTTTTAAATTTGCACTACTCTAGATGGGAGCCACGCATGCACGTCTTTCAATTTTCTACAGAACGGATAAGTCAGCATCTCACATGCTGTACAGATTATCTATACACCTGGGGCCAGCAGTATAAAAAACTAATACATGTGTTTTGTTTTCTCTCACACAAATATATGGCTTGGCCGCTTGGGTGTTCATATATTGCGTGTACAGATCACAAGCTACATAAGTTGTTTGGATCGGAAGTTGAACATTCCACATGCACCAACTTCGCTGTTGTCGTCCATGGGGTTGCATTTTCCGGTCCATGTGGTATCCTACGTGCATGCATACGGCCATACGGGCGCATCGTCTTTCCCTGCGTTTTTCTAGTCCCTGTCGTCAGAGGCGATTATATGTGTTGTGTTGCCCTTTCTCGACCCGAGGAGCTAGCTACCTAGTTGGTCATGGAGCGGTGGCCATCAATAGTTCGCCACCTGATGAGAAAATTTTCAGTCGAACAAAATTCACCTTTTACAAACCACGGTTGCATTGCATGTTATATGTTACAACAATCtaccaattttttttgaacgcTACCAAAAATCATGCTACGATCAGGAAGGAACCAAACGCTCGCTCGAGCAATGCACAAGGAATCACAAGGGGGGAAAGGAAGAGCTACACCCTAATAGCTAAGCTAGCAAAAGGCCGGGCGGCATGCACTTGCGCCTGGCCGTCGGCCGATCCGTCCGCCGGTGCGCGCGCGCGTCAGATCAGTCGGAGATGCTGAGCATGGCGTATCGGACGTACTCGTCGACGCCACCCCGGCTCCCGCTGTGCCTCCAGGCGGCGCCGCGCGCCAGGGCGTCGTTGAGCCACGCGGCGTGCGAGGCGAGCACGCCGTACAGGACGGCGAAGGCCTCAGGAAGGTGGCGCGCGAGCGGCAGCCGCCGGTTGAGCGGCGCCGAGAGGTTGAACACCTGCATGAGCCCCCTCGCCGCCACGAACGCAAGCAGGTGGAACCCCATCGTCGAGGTCCAAGAATTAAGCCACAGCACCGGCGGACGACGG
Protein-coding sequences here:
- the LOC8079583 gene encoding uncharacterized protein LOC8079583; this translates as MGFHLLAFVAARGLMQVFNLSAPLNRRLPLARHLPEAFAVLYGVLASHAAWLNDALARGAAWRHSGSRGGVDEYVRYAMLSISD